One genomic segment of Arthrobacter sp. zg-Y1110 includes these proteins:
- the purM gene encoding phosphoribosylformylglycinamidine cyclo-ligase: protein MNAAPITYASAGVDVEAGDKAVELMKAAVKATHNPSVLGGVGGFAGLYDASRLLRYRKPLLATSTDGVGTKVAIAQAMDIHDTIGFDLVGMVVDDIVVVGAEPLFMTDYIACGKVVPERIADIVRGIAAACEVAGTALVGGETAEHPGLLGEHEYDVAGAATGVVEADRLLGPDRVRHGDVVIGMASSGIHSNGYSLVRRVINHAGWQLERQVSELGRTLGEELLEPTRVYAADCLDLARYDAAGVHGFSHVTGGGLAANLARVLPKGLQATVDRSTWELPPVFKLIAELGNVPQPDLERTLNLGVGMVAIVDAGSADAALERLAARGVPAWAMGTVGGIETPSGTDADFVQGAKGVDGGAVRLVGAYA from the coding sequence CCCACAATCCGTCGGTGCTGGGCGGGGTGGGCGGTTTCGCCGGCCTTTACGACGCCTCCCGGCTGCTGCGCTACCGGAAGCCGTTGCTCGCAACGTCCACGGACGGCGTCGGAACCAAGGTTGCCATTGCGCAGGCCATGGATATCCACGACACCATCGGCTTCGACCTTGTGGGCATGGTGGTGGACGACATCGTGGTGGTGGGAGCCGAGCCACTGTTCATGACGGATTACATTGCCTGCGGCAAAGTAGTGCCGGAGCGCATCGCCGACATAGTCCGCGGCATCGCGGCTGCCTGCGAGGTGGCCGGCACGGCACTGGTGGGCGGGGAAACCGCCGAACATCCGGGTCTGCTGGGTGAGCACGAGTACGACGTCGCGGGCGCTGCCACGGGCGTTGTGGAGGCGGACCGGCTCCTCGGCCCGGACCGCGTCCGCCACGGCGACGTAGTCATCGGCATGGCATCTTCGGGAATCCACTCCAACGGCTACTCCCTGGTCCGCCGCGTCATCAACCATGCCGGCTGGCAGCTTGAACGCCAGGTTTCCGAACTGGGACGCACCCTGGGCGAGGAACTGCTCGAACCTACCCGTGTCTACGCCGCGGATTGCCTGGACCTCGCCCGCTACGACGCGGCCGGAGTGCACGGTTTCAGCCACGTGACCGGCGGCGGATTGGCAGCAAACCTGGCACGCGTGCTGCCGAAGGGGTTGCAGGCCACGGTGGACCGCTCCACCTGGGAACTGCCACCCGTGTTCAAGCTGATCGCCGAACTGGGCAACGTCCCTCAGCCGGACCTCGAACGTACGCTGAACCTCGGCGTCGGCATGGTGGCGATCGTCGACGCCGGAAGCGCGGACGCCGCGCTTGAGCGCCTCGCGGCCCGCGGCGTCCCCGCCTGGGCCATGGGCACTGTCGGCGGGATCGAAACGCCGTCCGGCACCGATGCCGATTTTGTACAGGGTGCCAAGGGCGTTGACGGCGGTGCGGTCCGCTTGGTCGGGGCCTACGCCTAA
- a CDS encoding DUF3073 domain-containing protein has protein sequence MGRGRQKAKATKQAREMKYFTPATDYSALQRELSGPTSRPSSRYPEEPAEPDYSAYEDKYADQFGDDDDDEGNRRVG, from the coding sequence ATGGGGCGCGGCCGTCAAAAGGCAAAAGCAACCAAGCAGGCTCGGGAGATGAAGTACTTCACCCCTGCCACGGACTACTCGGCGCTGCAGCGTGAGCTCTCAGGACCGACGAGTCGTCCATCCAGTCGATATCCCGAGGAGCCGGCTGAGCCCGACTACTCGGCGTACGAAGATAAGTACGCGGATCAATTTGGCGACGATGACGATGATGAGGGGAACCGCCGCGTAGGCTAG